A genomic stretch from Erwinia sp. E_sp_B01_1 includes:
- the pyrH gene encoding UMP kinase: protein MATNAKPVYQRILLKLSGEALQGAEGFGIDASVLDRMAQEVKELVELGIQVGVVIGGGNLFRGAGLAQAGMNRVVGDHMGMLATVMNGLAMRDALHRAYVNARLMSAIPLNGVCDNYSWAEAISLLRNNRVVIFSAGTGNPFFTTDSAACLRGIEIEADVVLKATKVDGVYSADPVKNPDATLYDQISYTDVLDKELKVMDLAAFTLARDHKLPIRVFNMNKPGALRRVVMGEKEGTLITQ, encoded by the coding sequence ATGGCGACCAATGCAAAACCTGTATATCAACGTATCCTGCTTAAACTCAGTGGCGAAGCACTGCAAGGTGCCGAAGGCTTCGGTATTGATGCAAGCGTACTGGATCGTATGGCTCAGGAAGTTAAAGAGCTGGTAGAACTGGGCATTCAGGTGGGTGTGGTTATCGGTGGTGGCAATCTGTTCCGTGGCGCTGGTCTGGCGCAGGCTGGAATGAATCGTGTCGTTGGCGACCATATGGGCATGCTGGCGACCGTGATGAACGGTCTGGCAATGCGTGATGCTCTGCATCGTGCCTATGTGAACGCCCGCCTGATGTCCGCGATCCCGCTGAATGGCGTTTGCGATAATTACAGCTGGGCAGAAGCCATCAGCCTGTTACGTAACAACCGTGTGGTGATCTTCTCCGCCGGTACCGGTAATCCCTTCTTCACTACCGATTCCGCTGCTTGCCTGCGCGGTATCGAAATCGAAGCCGATGTTGTGCTGAAAGCGACTAAAGTGGATGGCGTCTATTCAGCCGATCCGGTGAAAAATCCGGATGCGACCCTGTACGATCAGATCAGCTACACTGACGTGCTGGATAAAGAGCTGAAAGTGATGGATCTGGCCGCGTTTACGCTGGCTCGTGACCACAAACTGCCAATTCGTGTGTTCAACATGAACAAGCCTGGCGCACTGCGCCGTGTGGTAATGGGTGAAAAAGAAGGTACCCTGATTACGCAATAA
- the map gene encoding type I methionyl aminopeptidase — translation MAITIKTPEEIEKMRVAGRLAAEVLEMIEEHVKPGISTGELDRICNDYIVNTQKAVSASLGYHGFPKSVCISINEVVCHGIPSDERILKEGDIVNIDVTVIKDEYHGDTSKMFIVGKPTIQGERLCRVTQESLYLALKMVKPGIRLRTIGREIQKFVEAQDFSVVREYCGHGIGKGFHEEPQVLHYDADDGGVVLQAGMAFTIEPMVNAGDYRIRSMKDGWTVKTKDRSLSAQYEHTIVVTENGCEIMTLRKDDTIPAVLTHEG, via the coding sequence ATGGCAATTACAATCAAAACCCCTGAAGAAATCGAAAAAATGCGCGTGGCTGGCCGTCTGGCCGCTGAAGTGCTGGAAATGATCGAAGAGCATGTGAAACCCGGCATCAGCACTGGCGAACTGGATCGTATTTGTAACGATTACATCGTGAACACGCAAAAAGCGGTCTCTGCCAGCCTGGGCTATCACGGCTTTCCTAAATCAGTCTGTATCTCGATTAATGAAGTGGTCTGTCACGGCATTCCCAGCGATGAGCGCATCCTGAAAGAGGGCGATATCGTCAATATCGACGTGACCGTCATTAAAGACGAGTATCACGGTGACACCTCTAAAATGTTTATCGTTGGTAAGCCGACCATCCAGGGAGAACGTCTGTGCCGTGTGACTCAGGAGAGCCTCTACCTGGCGCTGAAGATGGTGAAGCCGGGTATTCGCCTGCGCACCATTGGCCGTGAGATCCAGAAGTTTGTTGAAGCTCAGGACTTCTCTGTGGTCCGTGAATATTGCGGTCACGGTATCGGTAAAGGGTTCCACGAAGAGCCACAGGTTCTGCACTATGATGCCGATGATGGTGGCGTGGTGTTGCAGGCGGGCATGGCTTTTACCATTGAGCCTATGGTTAACGCCGGAGATTACCGTATTCGCAGCATGAAAGATGGCTGGACAGTGAAAACCAAAGATCGCAGCTTATCCGCCCAGTATGAGCACACCATCGTAGTGACCGAAAACGGCTGCGAAATTATGACGCTGCGCAAAGATGACACTATCCCTGCCGTTCTGACCCACGAAGGGTAA
- the frr gene encoding ribosome recycling factor encodes MINEIKKDAEARMDKCVEAFKSHISKIRTGRASPSILDGIMVDYYGSSTPLRQLASVTVEDSRTLKINVFDRSISAAVEKAIMTSDLGLNPSSAGTDIRVPLPALTEERRKDLIKVVRGEAEQGRVSVRNVRRDANDKVKALLKDKEISEDEERRSQDEIQKMTDVFIKKVDTSLAEKEAELMDF; translated from the coding sequence GTGATTAACGAAATCAAAAAAGATGCTGAAGCGCGCATGGACAAATGCGTGGAAGCGTTCAAAAGCCATATCAGCAAAATCCGTACTGGCCGTGCATCGCCGAGCATTCTCGACGGCATCATGGTCGACTACTACGGTTCTTCCACCCCTCTGCGCCAGCTGGCCAGCGTTACAGTGGAAGACTCACGCACACTGAAAATCAACGTGTTTGACCGTTCTATCAGTGCTGCTGTTGAGAAAGCCATCATGACCTCTGACCTGGGGCTTAACCCAAGTTCAGCGGGTACCGACATCCGTGTGCCTCTGCCAGCGCTGACTGAAGAGCGTCGTAAAGACCTGATCAAAGTGGTGCGTGGTGAAGCTGAACAGGGTCGTGTCTCCGTGCGTAACGTTCGCCGTGATGCTAACGACAAAGTGAAAGCTTTGCTGAAAGACAAAGAGATCAGTGAAGACGAAGAGCGTCGTTCACAAGATGAAATCCAGAAAATGACCGACGTCTTTATCAAGAAAGTTGATACTTCGCTGGCAGAAAAAGAAGCGGAGCTGATGGACTTCTGA
- the tsf gene encoding translation elongation factor Ts — protein MAAITAALVKELRERTAAGMMDCKKALTEADGDIELAIENMRKSGAIKAAKKAGNVAADGVIKTKIEGNYGVILEVNCQTDFVAKDGGFQAFADKVLDAAVAGKITDVEVLKAQFEEERVALVAKIGENINIRRISVLEGEVLGSYLHGARIGVLISATGADEELVKQLAMHVAASKPEFVKPEDVSAEVVEKEFQVQLDIAMQSGKPKEIAEKMVEGRMKKFTGEVSLTGQPFVIDPSKTVGQLLKEKNADVVNFIRFEVGEGIEKAETDFAAEVAAMSKQS, from the coding sequence ATGGCTGCTATTACCGCTGCTCTGGTAAAAGAACTGCGCGAGCGTACTGCCGCTGGCATGATGGATTGCAAAAAAGCACTGACCGAAGCCGACGGCGACATCGAGCTGGCGATCGAGAATATGCGTAAATCTGGCGCGATCAAAGCTGCCAAGAAAGCAGGCAACGTTGCTGCTGACGGCGTGATCAAAACCAAAATCGAAGGCAACTACGGTGTGATTCTGGAAGTTAACTGCCAGACTGACTTCGTTGCTAAAGATGGTGGTTTCCAGGCGTTCGCTGACAAAGTGCTGGATGCTGCTGTTGCCGGCAAAATCACTGACGTTGAAGTGCTGAAAGCCCAGTTCGAAGAAGAGCGTGTTGCACTGGTTGCTAAAATCGGTGAAAACATCAACATTCGTCGCATCTCCGTACTGGAAGGCGAAGTTCTGGGTAGCTACCTGCACGGTGCCCGCATCGGTGTTCTGATTTCTGCTACCGGTGCTGACGAAGAGCTGGTTAAGCAGCTGGCAATGCACGTTGCTGCAAGCAAGCCAGAATTCGTTAAGCCAGAAGATGTTTCTGCTGAAGTTGTAGAGAAAGAGTTCCAGGTTCAGCTGGACATCGCTATGCAGTCTGGTAAGCCGAAAGAGATCGCAGAGAAAATGGTTGAAGGCCGTATGAAGAAATTCACCGGTGAAGTTTCTCTGACTGGCCAGCCTTTCGTTATTGACCCATCAAAAACTGTGGGTCAGTTGCTGAAAGAGAAAAACGCTGACGTTGTTAACTTCATCCGCTTCGAAGTGGGTGAGGGTATTGAGAAAGCTGAGACCGATTTCGCAGCAGAAGTTGCCGCGATGTCCAAGCAGTCTTAA
- the rpsB gene encoding 30S ribosomal protein S2, translating into MATVSMRDMLKAGVHFGHQTRYWNPKMKPFIFGARNKVHIINLEKTVPMFNEALAELNKIASRKGKILMVGTKRAASEAVKESALSCDQFFVNHRWLGGMLTNWKTVRQSIKRLKDLEIQSQDGTFDKLTKKEALMRTRELAKLENSLGGIKDMGGLPDALFVVDADHEHIAIKEANNLGIPVFAIVDTNSDPDGVDFIIPGNDDAIRAVSLYLTAVATTVREGRSQDLAQQAEETFAEAE; encoded by the coding sequence ATGGCAACTGTTTCCATGCGCGACATGCTCAAGGCCGGTGTACACTTCGGTCACCAGACCCGTTACTGGAACCCGAAAATGAAGCCATTCATCTTCGGCGCTCGTAACAAAGTTCACATCATCAACCTTGAAAAAACCGTACCAATGTTCAACGAAGCTCTGGCTGAACTGAACAAGATCGCTTCCCGTAAAGGAAAGATCCTGATGGTCGGTACTAAGCGCGCTGCAAGCGAAGCGGTAAAAGAGTCTGCGCTGAGCTGTGACCAGTTCTTCGTAAACCATCGCTGGTTGGGTGGCATGCTGACTAACTGGAAAACCGTTCGTCAGTCCATCAAACGTCTGAAAGACCTGGAAATCCAGTCTCAGGACGGTACCTTCGATAAACTGACCAAGAAAGAAGCGCTGATGCGTACTCGCGAACTGGCCAAGCTGGAAAACAGCCTGGGCGGTATCAAAGATATGGGCGGCCTGCCTGACGCACTGTTCGTTGTTGACGCTGACCACGAACACATCGCTATCAAAGAAGCAAACAACCTGGGTATCCCGGTCTTTGCTATCGTTGATACCAACTCTGATCCAGACGGCGTTGACTTCATCATTCCTGGTAATGACGATGCAATCCGTGCTGTAAGCCTGTACCTGACCGCAGTGGCTACCACTGTGCGTGAAGGTCGCTCACAGGATCTGGCTCAGCAGGCTGAAGAAACCTTCGCCGAAGCTGAGTAA